One segment of Niveibacterium microcysteis DNA contains the following:
- a CDS encoding DUF3135 domain-containing protein: MTDTEFRHLKVLAQTDVAGFVAARRELIERMISGTDPERQAKLWQLQDEIELMRATTPNADQVTQRLAQMISERLDALDLAFSRLPTAAEPIGETVNTAHGAKHQM, translated from the coding sequence ATGACCGACACCGAATTTCGTCATCTCAAGGTTTTGGCGCAGACCGACGTTGCCGGCTTCGTGGCGGCAAGGCGAGAGTTGATCGAGCGCATGATCAGTGGCACTGATCCCGAGCGCCAGGCCAAGCTTTGGCAGTTGCAGGATGAGATAGAGCTGATGCGCGCCACGACACCGAACGCCGATCAGGTGACACAGCGGCTTGCCCAGATGATTTCAGAGCGGCTTGATGCCCTTGACCTTGCCTTCTCGCGGCTGCCTACGGCCGCGGAACCTATCGGCGAGACGGTCAATACGGCGCACGGGGCCAAGCATCAGATGTGA
- a CDS encoding C40 family peptidase, with translation MNSGLQYLGIRYRFGGNSAETGFDCSGLVRRVFMDALGLNLPRTAKEMANTGERINPSELKPGDLVFFNTMRRTFSHVGIYLGDNRFLHSPSAGGKVRVESMSDDYWRTRFNGARRVVDQPELRSAETNIR, from the coding sequence ATGAATTCCGGCCTTCAATACCTTGGTATCCGCTACCGTTTCGGTGGCAACTCGGCCGAGACCGGATTTGACTGCAGTGGCTTGGTTCGCCGCGTGTTCATGGATGCGCTCGGTCTGAATCTGCCCCGTACGGCCAAGGAAATGGCCAATACCGGCGAGCGGATCAATCCTTCCGAGCTCAAGCCGGGCGATCTGGTGTTCTTCAACACCATGCGTCGTACCTTCTCACACGTCGGCATTTACCTTGGCGACAACCGCTTTCTCCATTCGCCGTCGGCTGGCGGCAAGGTGCGCGTGGAGAGCATGTCTGACGACTACTGGCGCACGCGCTTCAACGGCGCCCGTCGGGTCGTAGACCAGCCTGAATTGCGCTCGGCCGAAACCAATATCCGCTGA